The following coding sequences are from one Nicotiana tabacum cultivar K326 chromosome 1, ASM71507v2, whole genome shotgun sequence window:
- the LOC107827704 gene encoding photosynthetic NDH subunit of subcomplex B 3, chloroplastic-like, whose translation MAATNLSASITVRPPEFTQNRHIKPVVYLPTKRIPISICCATSSSSPEAASSSSTTTKPEIELEFVGPKPDENGNFPMDKAKAVSGEKLLRNIMSENNIELYAAYGKVMNCGGGGSCGTCIVEIIDGKDLLNERTNTELRYLKKKPESWRLACQTIVGNKENSGKVVVQRLPQWKK comes from the exons ATGGCTGCAACGAACCTGTCCGCTTCTATAACAGTCCGGCCACCGGAGTTCACCCAAAACCGCCATATTAAACCCGTCGTTTATCTTCCTACTAAAAGAATACCCATTTCTATTTGTTGCGCTACCAGCAGCAGCTCACCGGAAGCTGCCTCCTCCTCATCAACTACCACAAAACCTGAAATTGAGCTTGAGTTCGTCGGG CCAAAACCAGATGAAAATGGGAATTTTCCAATGGATAAAGCAAAAGCAGTGAGTGGTGAAAAGCTCCTGAGGAACATTATGTCGGAGAATAATATCGAGTTGTATGCTGCTTAT GGAAAGGTGATGAATTGTGGAGGCGGTGGAAGCTGTGGTACTTGTATTGTGGAG ATCATAGATGGAAAGGATCTACTGAATGAGAGAACAAATACAGAACTCCGATACCTAAAGAAG AAACCCGAGTCATGGAGATTGGCTTGCCAAACTATAGTTGGAAATAAGGAAAACTCTGGAAAG GTAGTGGTGCAGAGGTTGCCTCAATGGAAGAAGTGA
- the LOC107827702 gene encoding protein MULTIPLE CHLOROPLAST DIVISION SITE 1 yields MAASIWTLQLHTVSVPLRIPPKAVDFRTDDLFNYAFRRCTRKRTFKNIDVVASGDSFTNGDGKNAKNLSDQVMVVKSEKRSLPILLQDIVTKLQESVKSLPPPTLLVKKHSGVSLAIGLSTVVILLVIMVRSYVARRSRPKRPGSVADLVRRGQLRSDRRGISNPLKYDDPFNNPLVKISKNNSSVEMCGKVYRLAPVTLTKEQQAVHQKRRSRAYQWKRPTLFLKEGDSVPPDVDPDSIRWIPANHPFATTASEIDEDLAQTNVYQKHGVPFRIQAEHEALQRKLEALQSEQKLGKLVIDPGAAKDFERPFKTRLKSEEQAEQGPNNRQIGSKFSESESGRDSFVNKRSSEEMEKP; encoded by the exons ATGGCAGCTTCAATTTGGACCCTACAACTTCATACAGTCTCAGTTCCG CTTCGGATTCCACCTAAGGCAGTTGACTTCAGAACCGATGATTTGTTCAATTATGCGTTCCGAAGGTGTACAAGGAAGAGGACTTTCAAAAATATTGACGTAGTTGCCTCGGGGGATTCGTTTACCAATGGTGACGGCAAGAATGCTAAGAATCTTTCAGACCAAGTTATGGTTGTCAAGTCCGAGAAACGAAGTTTGCCTATTCTACTACAAGACATTGTTACCAAATTACAAGAGAGCGTCAAATCTCTCCCTCCCCCTACTCTCCTG GTGAAGAAACATTCTGGTGTTAGTTTAGCAATTGGATTATCTACCGTGGTCATCTTGCTGGTTATTATGGTGAGGAGTTATGTTGCAAGAAGGTCACGACCCAAACGCCCTGGTTCTGTAGCTGATCTTGTCAGGCGTGGTCAGTTAAGATCTGATAGAAGAGGCAT ATCAAATCCTCTCAAATATGACGATCCATTCAATAATCCATTAGTGAAAATCAGcaaaaacaattcaagtgtagaGATGTGTGGGAAAGTTTACCGTTTGGCACCAGTAACTCTTACCAAGGAGCAACAAGCTGTCCATCAGAAACGGAGGTCACGTGCATATCAGTGGAAGAGACCAACATTGTTTCTTAAAGAAGGTGATTCAGTGCCTCCTGATGTGGATCCTGATTCTATCAGGTGGATTCCTGCAAATCATCCTTTTGCAACTACTGCAAGTGAAATTGATGAGGATCTGGCACAAACTAATGTTTACCAGAAGCATGGTGTTCCATTCCGTATTCAGGCAGAACATGAAGCTCTGCAGAGAAAGCTTGAAGCACTTCAAAGT GAGCAAAAACTTGGTAAACTAGTCATAGATCCTGGTGCTGCAAAAGATTTTGAGAGGCCATTCAAAACGCGTCTAAAGTCAGAGGAGCAGGCTGAGCAAGGCCCAAATAACCGgcaaattggctccaaattttcTGAATCAGAGAGTGGTCGTGATTCCTTTGTCAACAAACGTAGTTCTGAAGAAATGGAGAAACCTTAG
- the LOC107810034 gene encoding cyclin-A2-2-like (The RefSeq protein has 2 substitutions compared to this genomic sequence), whose translation MRHANIKHGSFHLEEHNMRITRARARVSGSSGRLPPLHPSTKQDKKQALGAESKRSKRSASDENRPGTSSIATGVQPKRRAVLKDMKNVLHENSHMNCINGSKIQVKKGSDKRNNKAKPAVSLKLSQLQEKGKEDIADKVKKVKVEGSQEISSGANCKEDMLPQLSRDVTPAQCGLVHLVPVNRSSCKAFPLQNVMKKDESKVCQKQEGFANLGIADIDSRHKDPLMCSLYAPDIYNNLHAIEFDRSPSVDYLEKLQLDINKGMRGILIDWLVEVSEEYRLVPDTLYLTVNLIDRFLSENYIEKQKLQLLGVTCMLIASKFEEICAPRVEEFCFITDNTYSKEEVIKMESRVLNLLSFQLASPTTKKFLRRFIQAAQASYKVPSVELEFMANYLAELTLVDYGFLKFLPSLTAASAVFLARWTLDQSNHPWNPTLEHYTRYKVSELRTTVFALQELQMNTSGCTLNAIREKYRQPKFKSVATLAASKPVQSLF comes from the exons ATGAGGCATGCAAATATAAAACATGGATCTTTTCATCTTGAAGAGCACAATATGCGAATCACACGAGCACGAGCAAGAGTGTCGGGTTCATCAGGACGATTACCACCCCTACACCCATCCACAAAACAGGATAAGAAGCAGGCATTGGGAGCAGAGTCCAAAAGATCGAAAAGATCTGCCTCAGATGAGAACAGACCTGGTACCTCTAGTATTGCTACTGGTGTTCAGCCTAAGAGAAGGGCTGTTCTTAAAGACATGAAGAATGTACTTCATGAGAACTCTCACATGAATTGCATCAACGGAAGCAAAATTCAG GTTAAGAAAGGCTCCGATAAAAGGAACAATAAGGCGAAACCTGCTGTTTCTCTAAAATTGTCACAGCTCCAAGAGAAAGGAAAAGAGGATATAGCTGATAAAGTAAAGAAAGTGAAGGTTGAGGGATCACAAGAAATCAGTTCGGGGGCAAACTGCAAGGAGGATATGTTACCACAGCTAAGTAGATATGTCACTCCAGCACAATGTGGTTTAGTCCATCTAGTGCCTGTGAACAGAAGTTCCTGCAAGGCCTTCCCACTTCAGAATGTAATGAAAAAAG ATGAAAGCAAAGTTTGCCAGAAACAAGAAGGCTTTGCTAATCTAGGAATTGCTGATATTGATTCAAGACACAAGGATCCACTGATGTGTAGTCTGTATGCTCCTGATATTTATAACAACTTGCATGCCATTGAG TTTGACCGTAGGCCTTCTGTTGATTACCTGGAAAAGCTGCAGCTGGACATTAACAAGGGTATGCGAGGTATTCTGATTGATTGGCTTGTGGAG GTTTCAGAAGAATATAGGCTGGTTCCTGACACACTTTACCTAACTGTTAATCTTATTGACCGGTTCCTATCTGAAAATTACATTGAAAAACAAAAGCTGCAACTACTTGGAGTTACCTGCATGCTAATAGCTTC CAAATTTGAAGAGATTTGTGCACCTCGTGTTGAAGAATTTTGCTTCATTACAGATAACACTTACTCGAAGGAAGAG GTAATAAAAATGGAAAGCAGAGTCTTGAACCTTTTGAGCTTTCAACTTGCTTCTCCAACCACTAAGAAATTCCTGAG GAGATTCATTCAAGCAGCTCAAGCTTCTTACAAG GTTCCCTCTGTCGAACTGGAATTCATGGCAAATTATTTAGCAGAGTTAACACTTGTTGACTATGGGTTTCTTAAGTTTCTTCCATCTCTTACTGCTGCATCAGCTGTATTTCTAGCTAGATGGACGCTTGATCAATCTAACCACCCATGG AATCCAACTTTGGAACACTATACCAGATACAAGGTATCAGAGCTTAGAACTACAGTTTTTGCACTGCAAGAGTTACAGATGAACACCAGTGGCTGCACCCTCAATGCCATACGTGAAAAATATAGACAACCAAAG TTCAAGTCCGTGGCTACTTTAGCAGCTTCAAAACCAGTCCAATCACTGTTCTAA